The following proteins are encoded in a genomic region of Cricetulus griseus strain 17A/GY chromosome 7, alternate assembly CriGri-PICRH-1.0, whole genome shotgun sequence:
- the Prss41 gene encoding serine protease 41 isoform X2 yields the protein MGVRRPLPLVVVLLVCVVLGKPVPCGRRWIDFRPLIVGGVESVKGRWPWQASLRLKKSHHCAGSLLSHRWVLTAAHCFRKYTDPEKWTVQLGQLTSKPSFWNRKAYSGRYRVKDIIVKSKNTMAFHDLALLRLASSVTYNKYIQPICVQPSTFMFQHWPNCWVTGWGVLNENMKPLPPPYYLREVQVTILNNSRCHELLRVSSLYPFLSSDVFCAGAEDGSADTCSGDSGGPLVCNMDGLWYQIGIVSWGIGCGRPRLPGLYTNVSQHYSWIQSVMILNSTGRPDLVLLLLSLTLLQAPWLLRPT from the exons ATGGGTGTGCGCCGCCCGTTGCCGCTGGTGGTGGTGCTGCTGGTGTGCGTGGTGCTGGGGAAACCTG TACCGTGTGGCCGCCGCTGGATTGACTTTCGGCCACTGATAGTGGGCGGGGTAGAATCCGTGAAAGGGCGCTGGCCATGGCAGGCCAGCCTGCGCTTGAAGAAGTCCCACCACTGTGCAGGGAGCCTTCTCAGCCACCGATGGGTGCTCACTGCCGCACACTGCTTTAGAAA GTACACTGATCCAGAAAAGTGGACAGTCCAGCTTGGACAGCTTACTTCCAAGCCATCTTTCTGGAACAGGAAAGCCTATTCTGGCCGGTACAGGGTAAAGGACATCATTGTAAAATCCAAAAACACAATGGCATTCCATGACCTGGCCCTGTTGAGGCTGGCCTCTTCGGTCACCTATAACAAGTACATCCAGCCCATCTGTGTCCAGCCCTCCACCTTCATGTTCCAGCACTGGCCCAACTGCTGGGTGACTGGCTGGGGAGTCCTAAACGAGAATATGA AACCTCTGCCACCACCCTACTACCTCCGGGAAGTACAGGTCACCATCCTAAACAACAGCAGGTGCCATGAACTGTTAAGAGTGTCCTCTCTCTATCCCTTTCTCAGCAGTGACGTGTTTTGTGCTGGTGCTGAGGATGGCAGTGCAGACACCTGCAGT GGTGACTCGGGAGGACCCTTGGTCTGCAACATGGACGGTCTCTGGTATCAGATTGGAATTGTGAGCTGGGGAATAGGCTGTGGGCGGCCCAGACTGCCTGGCCTCTACACCAACGTGAGCCAGCACTACAGCTGGATCCAGAGTGTGATGATCCTCAACAGTACAGGCAGGCCTGACCTGGTGCTGCTACTGCTGTCCCTCACTCTGCTCCAGGCTCCCTGGCTTCTGAGGCCCACCTGA